A genomic segment from Streptomyces sp. NBC_00459 encodes:
- the glpX gene encoding class II fructose-bisphosphatase, protein MTEHHHLPSELEVPSEAPDRNLALELVRVTEAAAMAAGRWVGRGDKNGADGAAVRAMRTLVSTVSMNGVVVIGEGEKDEAPMLFNGEQVGDGTGPECDIAVDPIDGTTLTANGMTNAIAVLAAADRGSMFDPSAVFYMDKLVTGPDAADFVDINAPVSVNIRRVAKAKRVTPEDVTVVILDRPRHVGIIKEIRETGARMKLISDGDVAGSILALREGTGVDLLLGIGGTPEGIISACAVKCLGGTIQGKLWPKDDEERQRAVDAGHDLDRVLTTDDLVSGENVFFVATGITDGELLRGVRYRSETATTESIVMRSKSGTVRQISSEHRLSKLRAYSAIDFDRAK, encoded by the coding sequence ATGACCGAGCATCATCATCTGCCGTCCGAACTCGAAGTCCCCTCCGAAGCTCCCGACCGCAACCTCGCCCTGGAACTCGTCCGGGTGACCGAGGCCGCCGCGATGGCCGCGGGCCGCTGGGTCGGCCGCGGTGACAAGAACGGCGCCGATGGTGCCGCGGTGCGCGCCATGCGGACCCTCGTCTCGACCGTCTCGATGAACGGCGTCGTCGTCATCGGTGAGGGTGAGAAGGACGAGGCGCCCATGCTCTTCAACGGAGAGCAGGTCGGCGACGGAACCGGGCCCGAGTGCGACATCGCCGTCGACCCGATCGACGGTACGACGCTCACCGCCAACGGCATGACGAACGCCATCGCCGTCCTCGCCGCGGCCGACCGCGGGTCGATGTTCGACCCGTCCGCCGTCTTCTACATGGACAAGCTGGTCACCGGTCCGGACGCCGCCGACTTCGTCGACATCAACGCGCCCGTCTCCGTGAACATCCGCCGGGTCGCCAAGGCGAAGCGGGTCACGCCCGAGGACGTCACCGTCGTCATCCTCGACCGGCCGCGCCACGTCGGCATCATCAAGGAGATCCGGGAGACCGGCGCCCGCATGAAGCTGATCTCCGACGGCGATGTCGCCGGTTCGATCCTCGCCCTGCGCGAGGGCACCGGCGTCGATCTGCTGCTGGGCATCGGCGGTACGCCCGAGGGCATCATCTCGGCCTGTGCCGTGAAGTGCCTCGGCGGCACCATCCAGGGCAAGCTGTGGCCGAAGGACGACGAGGAGCGGCAGCGGGCGGTGGACGCGGGGCACGATCTCGACCGCGTGCTCACGACCGACGACCTGGTCTCCGGTGAGAACGTGTTCTTCGTCGCGACCGGGATCACCGACGGTGAGCTGCTGCGCGGGGTTCGCTACCGGTCGGAGACGGCGACGACGGAGTCGATCGTGATGCGGTCGAAGTCGGGGACGGTCCGGCAGATCTCGTCCGAGCACAGGCTCAGCAAGCTGAGGGCTTACAGCGCGATCGACTTTGATCGCGCCAAGTAA
- a CDS encoding DUF4245 domain-containing protein — MGSVAGSNGKNGKQKTARDMILSLGLISLAAGVIYLFIPHDDSAPDLKRVDYRVELLTARRAASYPVAAPEGLSADWKATSVRFSGENFDRWHLGLHDSEGEYVTVEQSTQKPSVFIADATQSARETKVTQRIGDATWTRYEGEKYDALVLREKGSTTVVAGTAPFDRLTKVAQALRTT, encoded by the coding sequence ATGGGGAGCGTGGCAGGTTCGAACGGCAAGAACGGCAAGCAGAAGACGGCCCGGGACATGATTCTGTCCCTGGGTCTCATCAGTCTCGCGGCGGGAGTGATCTATCTCTTCATCCCGCACGACGACTCCGCTCCCGACCTCAAACGGGTCGACTACCGCGTCGAGTTGCTGACGGCTCGCCGCGCCGCGAGCTACCCGGTGGCCGCGCCCGAGGGCCTGTCGGCCGACTGGAAGGCGACGTCGGTGCGTTTCTCCGGCGAGAACTTCGACAGGTGGCACCTCGGCCTCCATGACTCCGAGGGTGAATACGTGACGGTGGAGCAGTCCACTCAGAAGCCGTCCGTCTTCATCGCCGACGCCACCCAGAGCGCCCGGGAGACGAAGGTCACCCAGCGCATAGGGGACGCGACGTGGACGCGGTACGAGGGCGAGAAGTACGACGCGCTGGTGCTGCGCGAGAAGGGCTCCACGACGGTGGTGGCGGGCACGGCGCCGTTCGACCGTCTGACGAAGGTGGCCCAGGCCCTGAGGACGACGTAG
- a CDS encoding malonic semialdehyde reductase: protein MSLVLDPAAQDLLFREARTANTFTDEPVSDEQVQAIYDLVKYGPTAFNQTPLRITLVRSAEARERLVQHMAEGNQAKTSTAPLVAILSADNEFHEELPALLPAFPQAKDLFFSERSAREGAAGLNAALQAAYFIIGVRAAGLAAGPMTGVDFAGVQKEFLDGDHTPLMVVNIGKPGADAWYPRSPRLAYDDVITTV from the coding sequence ATGTCCCTCGTTCTTGACCCCGCCGCCCAGGACCTGCTGTTCCGCGAGGCCCGTACCGCGAACACCTTCACCGACGAACCGGTGTCGGACGAGCAGGTCCAGGCAATCTACGACCTGGTCAAGTACGGTCCCACCGCCTTCAACCAGACCCCGCTGCGCATCACCCTGGTCCGCTCCGCCGAGGCCCGCGAGCGCCTCGTGCAGCACATGGCCGAGGGCAACCAGGCGAAGACCTCCACGGCACCGCTGGTCGCCATCCTCTCCGCGGACAACGAGTTCCACGAGGAGCTGCCGGCCCTGCTCCCGGCCTTCCCCCAGGCCAAGGACCTCTTCTTCTCGGAGCGTTCCGCCCGTGAGGGTGCCGCCGGTCTGAACGCCGCCCTGCAGGCCGCGTACTTCATCATCGGTGTGCGTGCCGCCGGCCTCGCCGCCGGCCCGATGACCGGTGTCGACTTCGCGGGCGTCCAGAAGGAGTTCCTGGACGGCGACCACACCCCGCTGATGGTCGTCAACATCGGCAAGCCGGGCGCCGACGCCTGGTACCCGCGCTCCCCGCGCCTGGCGTACGACGACGTCATCACCACCGTCTGA